In one Dermacentor variabilis isolate Ectoservices chromosome 4, ASM5094787v1, whole genome shotgun sequence genomic region, the following are encoded:
- the LOC142578735 gene encoding ATP-dependent RNA helicase DDX24, producing MPKRSVVIRSKTRWKPVEIEPSAVQNLEWEGFSGLEELTSYDIVRQDEFSKRSTDTNDRPAKKKKRKRKRDSKPAGTSSGSVNESAEPSTVARDDAGCDVEGVACLREKKLKCEGPDMSSWLNCYVPEPVLRALAELNFTEPTEIQALTLPAAIRDHLDIMGAAETGSGKTLAFGIPLLHHIIERKARLSTQGDSKAMPLQALVLTPTRELAIQVTRHIQDVAKYTNVRVVNVVGGLSSEKQLRLLKRKPEIVVATPGRLWELVDQGAPHVSDVSKVRYLVIDEADRMVEKGHFEDLTRLLEIMNAPSEDGEKRRRQNFVFSATLTMVHDLPRRMKNKPKKHKLSEKEKVEELMHTIGISSKPKVVDLTRKLGTAESLCESRIVCPSVEDKDSRLYYFLLAHPGRTLVFCNSIDSVRRLVSVLDLLQRSPLPLHASMQQRQRLKNLDRFKSNPSGLLLATDVAARGLDIQGIQHVIHFQVPRTAEVYVHRSGRTARAKSGGLSVMLMEPRELHLYRKICKTLNRDDDLPDFPIDLSMLKAVQNRVELARKLEAESHRARRSNYEDNWLQRAAKEMEIDIDKRMLSNTDEKKKADTKRKLKAMQFQLSEMLKKPLFPSGFSGKYLTKQGTLEVPKVRMDEAALEVIEAWKNKKNAVTTPAEGASKIKQKKKNRKFPLWKLKAIGKKQSNQ from the coding sequence ATGCCGAAAAGATCTGTTGTCATCCGATCCAAAACGCGATGGAAGCCTGTTGAAATAGAGCCTTCAGCCGTTCAAAACCTAGAATGGGAGGGATTCTCGGGTCTTGAAGAGCTCACAAGCTATGACATTGTGCGTCAGGATGAGTTTTCAAAGCGATCTACCGATACGAACGACAGGCCTGCCAAGAAAAAGAAGCGAAAGCGAAAGCGCGATAGTAAGCCGGCGGGAACCAGCAGCGGCTCTGTGAACGAAAGCGCGGAACCTTCAACAGTAGCCCGTGATGATGCAGGGTGTGACGTTGAAGGTGTAGCGTGTCTGCGTGAAAAAAAGCTCAAGTGTGAGGGCCCGGACATGTCTTCATGGCTCAACTGCTATGTTCCAGAACCCGTGTTGCGAGCGTTGGCCGAATTGAATTTCACTGAGCCCACGGAAATACAGGCACTAACTTTGCCAGCTGCTATTCGTGATCACTTGGACATCATGGGCGCGGCAGAGACCGGCAGCGGCAAAACACTCGCTTTCGGCATACCTCTCCTGCACCACATCATAGAACGAAAAGCACGGCTGTCCACACAGGGCGATTCGAAAGCCATGCCTCTCCAAGCTCTGGTCTTGACGCCTACGAGAGAGCTCGCCATTCAGGTGACGCGGCACATTCAAGATGTAGCGAAATACACAAACGTGCGCGTCGTGAACGTCGTCGGAGGTCTTTCGTCGGAGAAGCAGCTGAGACTTCTGAAGCGCAAGCCCGAAATCGTAGTAGCTACGCCTGGCCGCCTCTGGGAGCTTGTTGACCAGGGAGCGCCCCACGTGTCCGACGTGAGCAAAGTCCGCTACCTTGTCATTGACGAGGCTGATCGCATGGTTGAGAAGGGTCATTTCGAAGACCTTACACGGTTGCTGGAAATTATGAACGCACCTTCCGAAGATGGAGAAAAACGCCGGCGCCAAAACTTTGTCTTCTCGGCAACCCTGACCATGGTCCACGACTTGCCAAGGCGCATGAAGAACAAGCCCAAAAAGCACAAGCTGTCTGAAAAAGAGAAAGTTGAAGAGCTGATGCACACCATTGGTATAAGTTCAAAACCAAAAGTGGTTGATTTGACCCGAAAACTTGGAACTGCTGAGTCGTTGTGTGAATCGCGAATTGTGTGCCCCTCAGTCGAGGACAAAGACAGTCGGCTGTACTATTTCCTCTTGGCACATCCAGGGAGGACGTTGGTGTTTTGCAACAGCATTGACAGTGTACGCCGTTTAGTATCTGTGCTGGACTTACTGCAGCGTTCTCCGCTTCCACTGCATGCCTCCATGCAGCAGAGGCAACGGCTAAAAAACCTAGACCGCTTCAAAAGCAATCCATCCGGTCTTCTCCTTGCCACAGACGTGGCAGCGAGAGGCCTTGACATTCAGGGCATCCAACATGTCATTCACTTTCAAGTGCCACGAACTGCTGAAGTCTATGTCCACCGTAGTGGCCGTACTGCACGGGCCAAAAGTGGTGGACTAAGTGTGATGCTCATGGAACCACGAGAGTTGCACTTGTACCGCAAGATTTGCAAAACATTAAATAGGGATGACGATCTTCCCGACTTCCCTATTGACCTGAGCATGCTGAAGGCAGTGCAGAATCGTGTTGAGCTGGCAAGAAAACTTGAAGCCGAAAGTCACAGAGCTCGCCGAAGCAATTACGAGGACAACTGGCTGCAACGAGCTGCCAAGGAGATGGAGATTGACATTGACAAAAGAATGCTTTCAAACacggatgaaaaaaagaaggctgacacaAAACGCAAGCTTAAAGCAATGCAGTTTCAACTTTCCGAAATGCTGAAGAAGCCTCTGTTTCCTTCTGGTTTCTCTGGGAAGTACTTGACCAAGCAAGGGACTCTGGAAGTGCCCAAAGTGCGCATGGATGAGGCAGCACTGGAGGTCATAGAAGCATGGAAGAATAAGAAAAATGCTGTGACTACACCAGCAGAAGGTGCATCCAAGATTAAGCAGAAAAAGAAGAATAGAAAATTTCCATTGTGGAAGCTGAAAGCAATTGGTAAAAAACAAAGTAACCAATAA